The following is a genomic window from Hyalangium gracile.
GCCGTGAGAGGCTGCGGCTCGGCTTGGGGCTCGGGCAGAGGCTCGGGCTGCGGAGCGGCCTCCTCGGCGATCTCGGAGAAGGAGGTCTCCAGCACGACGTCCGAGGCGGGCTGAGGCTCGGCCTGGGCGGGAGCCGACTGTTCCGCGAAGGGCGCCGAGGGCGCGGGCTCTGGCTCGGCGTCGGGCTCGATCAGCGAGACGTCGTCCGCCTCCAGCTCGATGGCGTCCGCGGCCTCCTCGGCCGGGAGCTCGGGCAGATCGCTCTCGGGAGCGGGCTGGGCCTCGAGGTGGGCCTCCGGCGCGATGCTGGCCGCTGGGAACTCGGAGACGGGAGCCTCCGCGGGCTGCGCCGGAGACACCTGGACGTCGCTGTTCAGGTCCGCGAAGGAGGAGTCCGGAGCGCTCTCCGGCTCCACGCTCTCCACATCCGTCACTTCGTCGGCGGAGACCTCGACGACGTCATCCGCCTCGGCCTGCGGCACGGCGTCCTGCTCGGCCTGGCCCCCGGAGAGAGCCTCGACGGGAGCGGGAGCGGTCTCGGGCGGAGTGCTCCAGGCGGACGAGCCGCTCAGCGAGCTGAAGTCGACCTCTTCCGCCGCGGGCTGGGCCGTCTCCGGCGCGGCGGCGGGAGCCGGCTGCTCATACGCTCCTTCGGACGCAGCAGGCCAGGCCGGCTCCGCCGGAGTCTGCTCCGGGTAGTACGGCTGCTCGTAGCCAGCGGCGTAGGCCTGGTTGGGGTCCGCCGGGTACGGCGACTGCTGGCCCTGGGTCGCGTAGCCCGGGGCGGCATAGGCGGCCTGGGTCGGATCGTAGCCCTGCTCGGCGGCGTAGCCCTGGTTGGCGTCGTAGCCCGGAGTGGCGGCGTAGCCCTGGTTGGCGTCGTAGCCCTGGGTGGGATAGGCGCCGTAGCCCTGCGCCTGGTTGGGATCGTAGCCCTGCGCCTGATTCGGATCGTAGCCCTGCGCCTGGTTGGCGTCGTAGCCCTGGGCGGGATAGGCGCCGTAGGCCGGGTTGGGAGCGTACGCCTGGTTCGGGTCGTAGCCCTGGGCATAGCCCTGGTTCGGGTCATAGCCCTGCTGGGGATAGCCAGCGGGGTAGGCGTACCACTGGCCATCCGCGCCGTAGTAGCCCTGGGGCTGAGGCGGATAGGCCGGCGCCGGGGAGGGGTACCACTGGCCGTCCGTGCCGTAGTAGCCCTGGGGCTGCTGGGGGTAGCCGGCGGGGTAGGCGTACCACTGGCCATCCGCGCCGTAGTAGCCCTGGGGCTGCTGAGGGTAGGCCTCGGCCGGAGGGGGCTCCTGGATCGGCGCGTCCTGGACTCCCAGGAGTCCACGCAGCTCGTTCCAGCGAGCCTCCTCTACTGGGGAAAGGCTCCCCATCTTCCGCTTCTCATCGAGGAAGCGGAACTCTCTCATCGCCGCGCGCGTGTCGGACATCCGTCCACCTTGCTACGGGGGGTAAGGCGTAAGCGGTGCGAGGTTCCCGCCATAACGCCCGAAGCGCAAATTTGGAGGCGAGAGTGTAGGAGAGTCTCATCAACCGGTAAACGGACCAGAATGGCTCGATCGGCCGCTACCTGTGGGAGAGGGCCGATTTCACCTCCTCGTCCAGCTTTGCCACATCCATGTCGTAGTGGGACTGGAGCGCCTTCTCGAAGGGCGTGCCCTGGCCCACCTCGCGGATGAGGGCGAGCAGGCGAGGGGCCCCTCCCCGGCGCATCAGCTCGCGGACGGCCACGGCGGAGGTGGCATAGGCCATGGTGGGGTCCGAGCTCTGGATGAGCGCGCCCTGGGCCAGGCTCTTGAGGCTGGGGAGCCTGCCGCCGCGCGCCGCGCTGCGCAGCGCGTTGCCGATGAGGACGGGCGGGCCGTCGCCGCCGAGGTAGCGCCACTCGACGTACTCGGCCAGGCCCTCGTTGAGCCAGGTAGGGAGCTGGTGGTCGGCGCCGCCGCAGAAGTCGTCCACGGCGGAGTGCACGTACTCGTGCACGAGGGTGGCCTTGGTCTGCTGGGTGAGCTCGGCGGCATCGTTGATGCGCATGGCGCCGTCCGAGTAGAGGCCGGCGGCGGCGCGGGCCAGCGAGGCGCCCTGGTGGGTGCGGAACTCCTCGCGGGTATAGAGGATGACGTCCACGGGGGACTCGCGCGCCTCGCCGAGGATGTCGCGGGTGTGCTCGTAGGCCTCCTCCAGCGTGGCGATGACGCGGCCCTCGTACTCGGCGCGCTGGCCGAAGTCGCGGTTGTTGTTGAAGTACTTCACCACGAAGCGCCGGTTGGAGCGGGTGCGCATGCCGTCCGAGCTCACGCCGGACTCGTAGGTGAGGCTGGCCGAGCGCGTGTCGCCCTCGTCCCGGGCGATGGCGGGCCGCGACCTGCCGCCGGAGGGGCCGTCCTCGCCGCTCATGCGCCGCTCGAGGCTCTCGGCCTGGGCGCGCGCCTGGGTGTCCTCGGCGGAGAGGCTTCTGGCCTTCTGGATCAGCTTCTTCGCCTCGGCGGCCTGGGGAGAGCGGGGCGGCACCTTGCCGAGCGCCTCCGCCGCGCCGGCTCCGTCCTTCTCCGCGAGCAGCAGCTTGCCCAGCTCCAGGCCGAAGGCGCCCTCCTTGGGGTAGGTGGCCAGGCCCTTGCGCAGCGCCTCCTCGGCGGCGCCGCGCTGATCCGTGGCGAGCGCCGCGCGAGCCAGGCAGCGCAGTCCGCCCGCGGTCTCCTCGAAGGCCACGGCGCGCTCGCCCAGCGAGTACGCCATCACCGCGTCGTTGCCCACCAGCGCCTCGCAGCCCTTGAGCAGGGGCCCGGCGATGGCCTTGCGCTCGGCCTCCGGGTAGCCCTTGGGGTCCGCCGAGGAGTAGGTGAGGTACAGGTCCTCCCACGCCTT
Proteins encoded in this region:
- a CDS encoding peptidase MA family metallohydrolase, with translation MSALLLALLLTASPPSAQKAQQLAKSKAWEDLYLTYSSADPKGYPEAERKAIAGPLLKGCEALVGNDAVMAYSLGERAVAFEETAGGLRCLARAALATDQRGAAEEALRKGLATYPKEGAFGLELGKLLLAEKDGAGAAEALGKVPPRSPQAAEAKKLIQKARSLSAEDTQARAQAESLERRMSGEDGPSGGRSRPAIARDEGDTRSASLTYESGVSSDGMRTRSNRRFVVKYFNNNRDFGQRAEYEGRVIATLEEAYEHTRDILGEARESPVDVILYTREEFRTHQGASLARAAAGLYSDGAMRINDAAELTQQTKATLVHEYVHSAVDDFCGGADHQLPTWLNEGLAEYVEWRYLGGDGPPVLIGNALRSAARGGRLPSLKSLAQGALIQSSDPTMAYATSAVAVRELMRRGGAPRLLALIREVGQGTPFEKALQSHYDMDVAKLDEEVKSALSHR